Proteins from a single region of Hordeum vulgare subsp. vulgare chromosome 6H, MorexV3_pseudomolecules_assembly, whole genome shotgun sequence:
- the LOC123401958 gene encoding probable CCR4-associated factor 1 homolog 7, with translation MAMSDLAAAVISKANGGVDGEEPVEIREVWADNLEAEFALIRDVVDEFPFVAMDTEFPGIVCRPVGAFRSPADYNYATLKANVDMLHLIQLGLTFSGPTGELPALGAGRRRCVWQFNFREFDDERDIFATDSIELLRHSGIDFRRNAERGVDARRFAELLMSSGVVLNDAVYWVTFHAGYDFGYLLKILTCNSLPDTQAGFFKLMKIYFPTVYDIKHLMKFCNSLHGGLNKLAELLDVERVGESHQAGSDSLVTSCAFWKLKDSFFAGSTEKYAGVLYGLNAENGVSAH, from the coding sequence ATGGCGATGTCGGATCTCGCGGCTGCGGTGATCTCCAAGGCCAACGGCGGCGTGGACGGCGAGGAGCCGGTGGAGATCCGGGAGGTGTGGGCGGACAATCTGGAGGCGGAGTTCGCGCTGATCCGCGACGTCGTCGACGAGTTCCCCTTCGTCGCCATGGACACCGAGTTCCCGGGCATCGTCTGCCGCCCCGTCGGTGCCTTCCGCTCCCCGGCAGACTACAActacgccaccctcaaggccaacGTCGACATGCTGCACCTCATCCAGCTGGGGCTCACCTTCTCGGGCCCCACGGGCGAGCTCCCTGCCCTCGGCGCCGGACGCCGCCGATGCGTCTGGCAGTTCAACTTCCGCGAGTTTGACGACGAGCGCGACATCTTCGCCACCGACTCCATCGAGCTGCTCCGCCACAGCGGCATCGACTTCCGCCGCAACGCCGAGCGCGGCGTCGACGCCCGCCGCTTTGCCGAGCTGCTCATGTCCTCGGGCGTCGTGCTCAACGACGCCGTCTACTGGGTGACCTTCCATGCCGGATACGACTTTGGCTACCTGCTCAAAATCCTCACCTGCAACAGCCTCCCCGACACACAGGCTGGCTTCTTCAAGCTGATGAAGATATATTTCCCCACCGTCTATGACATCAAGCATCTCATGAAGTTCTGCAACAGCCTGCACGGAGGCCTGAACAAGCTTGCCGAGTTGCTCGATGTGGAGCGTGTTGGAGAGTCACACCAGGCCGGGTCCGACAGCCTGGTCACGTCTTGTGCGTTCTGGAAACTCAAGGATTCCTTCTTTGCTGGATCAACTGAGAAATATGCTGGCGTGCTGTATGGGCTCAACGCAGAGAATGGTGTCAGTGCGCATTGA